The following are from one region of the Ornithorhynchus anatinus isolate Pmale09 chromosome X1, mOrnAna1.pri.v4, whole genome shotgun sequence genome:
- the LOC100086497 gene encoding olfactory receptor 7A10-like, with the protein MERGNQTAVSEFLLLGLSDRVEQQQFLFVLFLWMHLLGVLGSLLIVLAIGSNPHLHTPMYFFLTNLSLADICFLSTTVPKMLINVQTHSKSISYTGCLAQMYFFILFGGLDMFLLNGMAYDRYVAICHPLHYATIMSPRLCALVVAGSWSVSTLQALIHTLLVVPLSFCADNEIHHFFCELNQVLKLSCTDTLINDTVVLILATVLGVVPLAGLLFSYSRIISTILTIPSARGRGKAFSTCGSHLSVVSLFYGTGFGVYFSPTSTHSAQKGSIASVMYTVVTPVLNPFIYSLRNKDMKWALRKVFNRKTLFS; encoded by the coding sequence ATGGAGAGGGGAAACCAAACCGCCGTCTCGGAATTCCTCCTCCTGGGACTGTCTGACCGGGTGGAGCAGCAGCAGTTCCTCTTTGTGCTGTTCCTCTGGATGCACCTGCTCGGGGTTCTGGGAAGCCTGCTCATTGTCCTGGCCATTGGCTCCAACCCGCACCtgcacacccccatgtacttcttcctcaccAACCTCTCCCTGGCTGACATCTGCTTCCTGTCCACCACGGTCCCCAAGATGCTGATCAATGTCCAGACCCACAGCAAATCCATTTCCTACACTGGTTGCCTGGcacaaatgtatttttttatcCTCTTTGGAGGTCTGGATATGTTCCTCCTCAATGGGATGGCTTATGATCGCTATGTGGCCATATGCCACCCTCTCCACTACGCCACTATCATGAGTCCACGGCTCTGTGCCCTGGTAGTTGCTGGATCCTGGAGTGTCAGTACTCTCCAGGCCCTGATACACACCCTATTGGTGGTTCCATTATCCTTCTGTGCTGACAATGAAATCCATCACTTCTTCTGTGAACTTAATCAGGTCCTGAAGCTATCCTGCACCGACACCCTCATCAATGACACAGTTGTGTTGATTTTGGCAACAGTTCTGGGTGTGGTGCCCCTCGCTGGCCTCCTGTTCTCGTACAGTCGCATCATCTCCACCATCCTGACAATCCCATCTGCCAGGGGAAGGGGCAAAGCTTTCTCCACATGTGGCTCTCACCTGTCCGTGGTCTCCTTGTTCTATGGCACTGGTTTTGGGGTCTATTTTAGCCCCACATCTACCCATTCAGCCCAGAAGGGCTCTATAGCATCCGTGATGTACACGGTGGTCACCCCTGTGCTGAACCCCTTTATCTACAGCTTGAGGAACAAAGACATGAAATGGGCCCTGAGAAAAGTGTTCAACAGGAAAACTCTCTTCTCCTAG
- the LOC114806453 gene encoding olfactory receptor 7D4 encodes MEKGNQTSVSEFLLLGLFDQAEQRQLLFVLFLWMYLLGVLGSLLIILVISSNPHLHTPMYFFLTNLSLADVCLLSTIVPKMLVSIQTQDKSISYVGCLTQIYFFALLVGLDHFLLTGMAYDRYLAICHPLHYTTIMSPRLCALVVAGSWIVSSLHALTHTLLVVRLSFCSNHEILHFFCELYQVLRLSCSNIFINEVVMFGSAVGLGIIPLTGLLFSYTRIVSTILSVPSAKGRYKAFSTCGSHLSVVSLFYSTSLGTYLCPTSNQTSQLGSIASVMYTVVTPMLNPFIYSLRNKDMKGALKKLVSRKLIFT; translated from the coding sequence ATGGAGAAGGGAAACCAAACCAGTGTCTCAGAATTCCTCCTCCTGGGACTGTTTGACCAGGCAGAGCAGCGTCAGCTCCTTTTTGTGCTGTTCCTCTGGATGTACCTGCTCGGGGTCCTGGGGAGCCTGCTCATCATCCTGGTCATCAGCTCCAACCCGCACCTGCACactcccatgtacttcttcctcaccAACCTCTCCCTGGCCGATGTCTGCCTACTATCCACCATAGTCCCCAAGATGTTGGTCAGCATCCAGACCCAGGATAAATCCATATCTTATGTGGGATGCTTAACACAAATATATTTTTTTGCCTTGTTAGTAGGTCTGGACCATTTCCTCCTCACTGGGATGGCTTATGACCGCTACTTGGCTatatgccaccccctccactacaCCACCATCATGAGCCCACGGCTCTGTGCCCTGGTGGTTGCTGGGTCCTGGATTGTCAGTTCTCTCCATGCCCTGACACACACCCTGTTGGTGGTTCGCTTATCTTTCTGTTCCAATCATGAAATCCTTCACTTCTTCTGTGAACTTTACCAGGTCCTAAGGCTTTCCTGTTCGAACATCTTCATCAATGAAGTTGTGATGTTTGGCTCCGCAGTAGGGCTGGGCATAATTCCCCTCACCGGGCTTCTGTTCTCTTACACACGTATTGTCTCTACCATATTGTCAGTCCCGTCTGCCAAGGGAAGGTATAAAGCTTTCAGCACCTGTGGCTCTCACCTGTCGGTGGTCTCCTTATTCTACAGCACCTCTCTTGGGACCTATCTCTGCCCCACATCTAATCAAACATCCCAGCTGGGCTCGATAGCATCCGTGATGTACACTGTGGTCACCCCCATGCTGAACCccttcatctacagcctgaggaacaaggACATGAAAGGGGCCCTGAAAAAACTTGTCAGTAGGAAACTTATATTCACCTAA